A window from Intestinimonas massiliensis (ex Afouda et al. 2020) encodes these proteins:
- a CDS encoding helix-turn-helix domain-containing protein has protein sequence MEYLTAKETAQKWGISERRVQVLCEQGRITGVQRLGKSWAIPSGAEKPIDKRLKKNQ, from the coding sequence ATGGAATACTTGACAGCAAAAGAAACTGCACAAAAATGGGGAATTTCAGAACGTCGAGTTCAAGTTCTCTGTGAGCAAGGGCGAATAACAGGTGTGCAGAGACTTGGAAAATCATGGGCGATTCCTAGTGGTGCAGAAAAGCCAATTGATAAGCGACTCAAGAAAAATCAATGA